One segment of Polaribacter huanghezhanensis DNA contains the following:
- a CDS encoding TraR/DksA family transcriptional regulator has translation MSDKIVRYSDEDLQEFKEIIEKKIARAKEDLALLESSYKNNADNGTNDTSPSFKSFDEGSDTMSKEANVQLAIRQEKFIRDLKNALQRIENKTYGVCRVTGKLIQKERLKLVPHATLSIEAKRKQ, from the coding sequence ATGTCAGACAAAATCGTTAGATATTCAGATGAAGACTTACAAGAGTTTAAAGAAATTATTGAGAAAAAAATAGCAAGAGCGAAAGAAGATTTAGCCTTGTTAGAAAGTTCATATAAAAACAATGCAGATAATGGGACAAATGATACGTCACCGTCGTTTAAGTCTTTTGATGAAGGTTCAGACACCATGTCTAAAGAAGCAAATGTGCAGTTAGCCATTCGTCAAGAAAAATTTATTAGAGATTTAAAAAATGCATTACAACGTATCGAAAACAAAACATACGGAGTTTGTAGAGTAACTGGGAAATTAATTCAGAAAGAGCGCTTAAAACTAGTTCCGCATGCTACACTTAGCATAGAAGCGAAAAGAAAACAATAA
- a CDS encoding lipoprotein signal peptidase, whose translation MSKKTIAITTVFLALLLDQVSKIYVKTHFEIQESVHVFDWFRIHFTENNGMAWGFEFGGKAGKLFLTLFRVVAVFGIIYWLRKTIKRNAPTIVVIAIALVLSGAFGNIIDSVFYGVIFDAPAHGTGTLFAKNPYGELFHGRVVDMLYFPIYEGESFTFFNAIFNGADSFITIGVVLLFLYNKQAFPPEKKKKTIL comes from the coding sequence ATGTCCAAAAAAACCATTGCAATTACTACTGTTTTTTTAGCGTTACTTTTAGATCAAGTAAGTAAAATTTACGTAAAAACACATTTCGAAATTCAAGAAAGTGTTCACGTTTTCGATTGGTTTAGAATTCATTTTACAGAAAATAATGGAATGGCCTGGGGGTTTGAATTTGGAGGAAAAGCAGGGAAATTATTTTTAACATTATTTAGAGTAGTTGCCGTTTTTGGAATTATTTATTGGTTGCGAAAGACCATTAAAAGAAACGCTCCAACGATAGTTGTTATAGCAATTGCTTTAGTGCTTTCAGGAGCTTTTGGGAATATTATTGATTCTGTTTTTTACGGAGTTATTTTTGATGCGCCAGCGCACGGAACAGGAACGCTTTTCGCAAAAAACCCGTATGGAGAATTGTTTCATGGAAGAGTGGTAGACATGTTGTATTTTCCTATTTACGAGGGAGAAAGTTTTACATTTTTCAACGCTATTTTTAACGGTGCAGATTCTTTTATAACAATTGGAGTTGTATTATTATTCCTTTATAATAAACAAGCATTTCCGCCAGAAAAAAAGAAAAAGACCATCTTATAA
- a CDS encoding response regulator transcription factor, with product MKQKVKIALADDEQLFRKGISFILQRENNFDILFEAENGQELIDAIHSKNVPDIILMDLKMPVLNGIETTKIIHEKYPSIKIIALTSYSGKSFITNMINVGASSYLLKNTSPKIVIHTINEVFEKGFYYDDKVLKTIHENLLSSSGKKIKNDLDENLLSKREREILELICAQLTTGEIAEKLFLSPRTIEGHRKNLLLKTASKNVAGLVIYGIQKKLIELSIEL from the coding sequence ATGAAACAAAAAGTAAAAATCGCCCTAGCAGATGATGAACAGCTTTTTAGAAAAGGCATTTCATTTATCTTACAAAGAGAAAACAATTTCGATATCCTTTTTGAAGCCGAAAATGGTCAAGAATTAATAGATGCTATTCATTCTAAAAATGTTCCCGATATTATTTTAATGGATTTAAAAATGCCTGTCCTTAATGGTATAGAAACCACAAAAATAATTCACGAAAAATATCCATCAATAAAAATTATTGCCCTTACAAGTTACAGTGGAAAATCGTTTATTACGAATATGATTAACGTAGGAGCATCCTCATATTTATTAAAAAACACAAGTCCAAAAATTGTAATTCACACCATAAATGAAGTCTTTGAAAAAGGTTTTTATTATGATGATAAAGTACTAAAAACCATTCATGAAAACTTACTTTCTTCTAGTGGTAAAAAGATTAAAAACGACTTAGATGAAAACTTACTCTCTAAAAGAGAGCGCGAAATTTTAGAATTAATCTGTGCACAATTAACTACAGGCGAAATTGCCGAAAAATTATTTCTAAGTCCAAGAACAATCGAAGGACATCGTAAAAACTTGTTGTTAAAAACAGCATCTAAAAATGTTGCTGGTCTAGTTATTTATGGAATTCAAAAGAAATTAATAGAACTCTCAATAGAATTATAA
- a CDS encoding sensor histidine kinase — protein MEELFSQKNQIISIVLIGVLLLLLMAVALFFFFFISRKKIVEKELEKKSAEIEHQKEMIHATILTQENERKRISQDLHDDISSKLNVIHLNSNLLLDGGLTAEEYSAVTKSNIDITNRTLQSARKIAHDLLPPILDKFGLQSAIEELVDDFNTSKKVVVTYQLKYPENHLKKSKELHLFRILQELINNSIRHGKAKNINLVLKINNEKLSLTYSDDGIGFDLKQAQLKKGLGLKNIESRVELLNGTLKINSKEKSGATFIIHI, from the coding sequence GTTGCGCTATTTTTCTTTTTCTTCATTTCACGTAAAAAAATTGTTGAAAAAGAGCTTGAAAAAAAATCTGCAGAAATTGAGCATCAAAAAGAAATGATTCACGCAACCATACTTACTCAAGAAAACGAAAGAAAACGTATATCCCAAGATTTACATGATGATATTAGCTCTAAATTAAATGTCATACACCTTAATTCTAATTTGTTATTAGATGGAGGTTTAACTGCTGAAGAATATTCAGCAGTTACTAAAAGCAATATAGATATCACAAACAGAACGCTACAAAGTGCTCGTAAAATTGCCCATGATTTACTGCCTCCAATCCTCGATAAATTTGGTTTACAATCTGCCATTGAAGAATTGGTTGATGATTTTAATACAAGTAAAAAAGTAGTAGTTACGTATCAATTGAAATATCCCGAAAACCATTTAAAAAAGAGCAAAGAATTACATCTTTTTAGAATTTTACAAGAACTCATTAACAACTCAATTAGACACGGCAAAGCAAAAAACATTAACTTAGTACTTAAAATAAATAACGAGAAATTGTCTTTAACCTATTCTGACGACGGAATTGGTTTTGATTTAAAACAAGCTCAACTTAAAAAAGGCTTGGGTCTAAAAAACATAGAAAGTAGAGTTGAATTATTAAACGGAACATTAAAAATTAACAGCAAAGAGAAAAGTGGCGCAACATTTATAATACACATTTAA